One Brassica napus cultivar Da-Ae chromosome A5, Da-Ae, whole genome shotgun sequence DNA window includes the following coding sequences:
- the LOC106450782 gene encoding 10 kDa chaperonin 2, chloroplastic-like isoform X2 produces MATSTFVSLPKPFFAFPVKTNTPAIANHKLLGSRRGCLRVKAVSTKWEPTKVVPQADRVLVRLEELAQTTSGGVLLPKAAVKFERYLTGEVVSVGSEVGQQVGPGNKVLFSDVSAYEVDLGTGARHCFCKESDLLALVE; encoded by the exons ATGGCTACTTCCACTTTCGTCTCTCTACCAAAACCCTTCTTTGCTTTTCCTGTTAAAACCAACACTCCTGCGATAGCTAACCATAAGCTTCTCG GAAGCCGAAGAGGTTGTCTCAGAGTCAAAGCTGTTTCCACCAAATGGGAACCGACAAAG GTTGTTCCTCAAGCAGACAGGGTTCTTGTTCGTCTTGAAGAGCTTGCTCAG ACAACCTCAGGTGGAGTGTTGTTACCTAAAGCAGCTGTTAAGTTTGAGAGGTACCTAACCGGAGAG GTTGTCTCTGTTGGCTCTGAGGTGGGACAACAAGTTGGCCCTGGAAACAAG GTTCTGTTCTCTGACGTGAGCGCATATGag GTCGATTTGGGGACCGGTGCTAGGCATTGTTTTTGCAAAGAGAGCGACCTGTTGGCCCTCGTGGAGTAG
- the LOC106450782 gene encoding 10 kDa chaperonin 2, chloroplastic-like isoform X1, which produces MATSTFVSLPKPFFAFPVKTNTPAIANHKLLGSRRGCLRVKAVSTKWEPTKVVPQADRVLVRLEELAQTTSGGVLLPKAAVKFERYLTGEVVSVGSEVGQQVGPGNKVRFFLQLLKSITILYCKRSSSFVSPFPFSQVLFSDVSAYEVDLGTGARHCFCKESDLLALVE; this is translated from the exons ATGGCTACTTCCACTTTCGTCTCTCTACCAAAACCCTTCTTTGCTTTTCCTGTTAAAACCAACACTCCTGCGATAGCTAACCATAAGCTTCTCG GAAGCCGAAGAGGTTGTCTCAGAGTCAAAGCTGTTTCCACCAAATGGGAACCGACAAAG GTTGTTCCTCAAGCAGACAGGGTTCTTGTTCGTCTTGAAGAGCTTGCTCAG ACAACCTCAGGTGGAGTGTTGTTACCTAAAGCAGCTGTTAAGTTTGAGAGGTACCTAACCGGAGAG GTTGTCTCTGTTGGCTCTGAGGTGGGACAACAAGTTGGCCCTGGAAACAAGGTTAGATTCTTTCTTCAACTCTTAAAGTCAATAACCATTTTGTACTGTAAACGTTCTTCTTCATTCGTTTCACCTTTCCCTTTCTCTCAGGTTCTGTTCTCTGACGTGAGCGCATATGag GTCGATTTGGGGACCGGTGCTAGGCATTGTTTTTGCAAAGAGAGCGACCTGTTGGCCCTCGTGGAGTAG